A genomic window from Acidobacteriota bacterium includes:
- a CDS encoding type II toxin-antitoxin system HicA family toxin — translation MPPKIRELVAELERAGFVDRGGKGDHRNFVHPNVARPVTIAGRLGDDARRYQILAVRRAVEESQR, via the coding sequence ATGCCTCCGAAGATTCGGGAGTTGGTTGCGGAACTGGAGCGCGCGGGTTTCGTGGACCGTGGAGGGAAGGGAGATCATCGGAACTTCGTACACCCGAATGTAGCCAGACCCGTTACGATAGCGGGGCGGCTTGGCGACGACGCCCGCCGATATCAGATTCTCGCTGTCCGTCGAGCCGTCGAGGAGTCGCAGCGATGA
- a CDS encoding VOC family protein — protein MAVNPIPEGYHTVTPYLVVTDVDQLLDFLKAAFDATEKERIPSQDGATGHAEVTIGDSCVMMGRAQGEIPVLPGMLYLYVPNTDATYEQALAAGATSLQEPTDMFYGDRNASVKDPAGNLWTIATRQEDLPPEELAERAKKHMR, from the coding sequence ATGGCCGTGAATCCAATTCCCGAGGGCTACCACACCGTTACGCCGTACCTCGTCGTCACCGACGTCGATCAGCTCCTCGACTTCCTCAAGGCGGCGTTCGACGCCACGGAGAAGGAACGCATTCCCAGCCAGGACGGAGCGACCGGACACGCGGAGGTCACTATCGGCGATTCGTGCGTGATGATGGGCAGGGCGCAGGGCGAGATCCCCGTGCTTCCGGGCATGCTCTATCTCTACGTGCCGAACACCGACGCCACCTACGAGCAGGCGCTCGCGGCCGGGGCGACCTCGCTCCAGGAGCCGACGGACATGTTCTATGGCGACCGCAACGCCAGCGTGAAGGACCCGGCCGGCAACCTCTGGACGATCGCCACGCGCCAGGAGGACCTGCCCCCGGAAGAGTTGGCCGAGCGCGCGAAGAAGCACATGCGCTGA
- a CDS encoding nucleotidyltransferase domain-containing protein encodes MGSHRAPVAVEPGQVEARLRRYFPAPHYAAVVAAWLFGSHGEKRAHRESDVDVGVLLDRRLLPTAAQRFDLRLRLTSDLIHALGRNEVDLVVLNDAPPLLARRILRTDIELFCSDRDRSRDFRRDVQIRAAELAPFLERYRRMTLDALGR; translated from the coding sequence ATGGGATCACACCGCGCACCGGTGGCCGTCGAGCCGGGACAGGTCGAAGCGCGGCTGCGCCGCTACTTTCCCGCCCCGCATTACGCCGCGGTCGTAGCGGCGTGGCTGTTCGGGAGCCACGGCGAGAAGCGAGCCCACCGCGAGAGCGACGTGGACGTCGGCGTGCTGCTCGATAGACGCCTGTTGCCCACGGCCGCGCAACGTTTCGACCTGCGCTTGCGGCTGACGAGCGATCTCATCCATGCGCTCGGCAGGAACGAGGTCGACCTGGTCGTGCTCAACGACGCGCCGCCGCTCCTGGCCCGCAGGATCCTGCGTACCGACATCGAGCTCTTCTGCAGCGACCGCGACCGGAGTCGCGACTTCCGCCGCGACGTTCAGATCCGGGCCGCCGAGCTCGCACCGTTCCTCGAGCGGTACCGGCGGATGACGCTCGACGCACTCGGCAGATGA
- a CDS encoding propionyl-CoA synthetase: protein MPSVYEETYRRARENPREFWAAAAEPLYWHRRWDTVRDDANPPFHRWFAGGRINTCYNCLDRHIDRGRGKQPALIYDSPVTGTVRRFTFAELRDEVARVAGALAAQGVIAGDRVVIYMPMVPEAVIGMLACARIGAVHSVVFGGFAPKELAARIDDAQPKLILSASCGIEVGRVVPYKPLLDAAIELSTHKPERTIILQRPQAEAPLVDGRDLDWRAACDGAEPADCVPVAATDPLYILYTSGTTGVPKGVVRDNGGHAVALHWSMEHVYGVGAGEVYWAASDIGWVVGHSYIVYAPLLRGATTVLYEGKPVGTPDPGAFWRVIEQHGVNVLFTAPTAFRAIKKEDPEGAYLRKRDLSRFRTLFLAGERCDPDTLIWARDRLGVPVIDHWWQTETSWAIAANCVGLGTLPVKPGSPTRAVPGYDVQVLDEDGNEVPAGQIGALVVKLPLPPGCLPTLWNNDDGYRQSYLSRYPGFYVTGDAGYKDDAGYLFIMSRVDDIINVAGHRLSTGGMEEVLAFHPDVAECAVVGVADAIKGEIPIGFVVTKAGVTRGADEIVPELVERVRASIGPVAAFKTAALVPRLPKTRSGKILRGTVKKIADGQPYTTPATIDDPAILDEITEALRGLGYPKNAG from the coding sequence ATGCCCTCCGTATACGAAGAGACCTACCGTCGCGCGCGGGAGAACCCGCGGGAATTCTGGGCCGCCGCCGCGGAGCCGCTCTACTGGCACCGCCGCTGGGACACGGTGCGCGACGACGCGAATCCGCCCTTCCACCGCTGGTTCGCCGGAGGACGGATCAACACCTGCTACAACTGCCTCGACCGCCACATCGATCGCGGCCGCGGCAAGCAGCCCGCACTGATCTACGACAGTCCGGTGACAGGCACGGTGCGCCGGTTCACGTTCGCCGAGCTGCGCGACGAGGTGGCGCGCGTAGCCGGCGCGCTCGCGGCGCAAGGCGTGATCGCCGGCGACCGGGTGGTCATCTACATGCCGATGGTGCCCGAGGCGGTGATCGGCATGCTGGCCTGCGCCCGGATCGGCGCGGTCCACTCGGTGGTCTTCGGCGGTTTCGCGCCGAAGGAGCTGGCCGCCCGCATCGACGACGCGCAGCCGAAGCTGATCCTGTCGGCTTCCTGCGGCATCGAGGTCGGCCGGGTGGTGCCTTACAAGCCGCTGCTGGACGCTGCCATCGAACTCTCGACTCACAAGCCCGAGCGGACGATCATCCTCCAGCGCCCGCAGGCCGAGGCCCCGCTCGTCGACGGCCGCGACCTCGACTGGCGCGCGGCATGCGACGGCGCCGAGCCGGCCGACTGCGTGCCGGTGGCCGCGACCGATCCGCTCTACATCCTCTACACCTCCGGCACCACCGGCGTGCCCAAGGGGGTGGTGCGCGACAACGGCGGGCATGCCGTCGCGCTGCACTGGAGCATGGAGCACGTCTACGGCGTCGGCGCCGGCGAGGTCTACTGGGCCGCGTCGGACATCGGCTGGGTCGTGGGCCATTCCTACATCGTCTACGCGCCGCTGCTGCGCGGCGCGACCACCGTCCTCTACGAGGGCAAGCCGGTCGGCACGCCCGATCCCGGCGCCTTCTGGCGCGTGATCGAGCAGCACGGCGTCAACGTGCTGTTCACGGCGCCGACCGCCTTCCGGGCCATCAAGAAGGAAGACCCCGAGGGCGCGTACCTGCGCAAGCGCGACCTGTCGCGATTCCGGACCCTCTTCCTGGCCGGCGAGCGGTGCGATCCGGACACCCTGATCTGGGCGCGCGACCGCCTCGGCGTACCGGTCATCGACCACTGGTGGCAGACGGAGACCTCGTGGGCGATCGCCGCCAACTGCGTCGGCCTGGGCACGCTGCCGGTCAAGCCGGGCTCGCCCACGCGGGCCGTCCCCGGCTATGACGTGCAGGTGCTCGACGAGGACGGCAACGAGGTGCCGGCCGGGCAGATCGGGGCACTCGTCGTGAAGCTGCCGCTGCCGCCCGGTTGCCTGCCGACCCTCTGGAACAACGACGACGGCTACCGGCAGTCGTACCTGTCGCGCTACCCCGGCTTCTACGTGACCGGCGACGCCGGCTACAAGGACGACGCCGGCTACCTTTTCATCATGAGCCGCGTCGACGACATCATCAACGTGGCCGGGCACCGCCTCTCGACCGGCGGGATGGAAGAGGTGCTCGCCTTCCATCCCGACGTGGCCGAGTGCGCGGTGGTCGGGGTGGCCGACGCCATCAAGGGCGAGATCCCGATCGGCTTCGTGGTCACCAAGGCGGGCGTCACGCGGGGAGCGGACGAAATAGTACCGGAGCTGGTGGAGCGTGTCCGCGCGTCGATCGGCCCGGTCGCCGCGTTCAAGACCGCCGCGCTCGTGCCGCGGCTTCCCAAGACGCGGTCGGGCAAGATCCTGCGCGGCACCGTCAAGAAGATCGCGGACGGCCAGCCGTACACGACGCCGGCGACGATAGACGACCCGGCGATTCTCGACGAGATCACCGAGGCGCTCCGGGGCCTCGGCTACCCGAAGAACGCCGGGTAG